The following proteins are co-located in the Imtechella halotolerans genome:
- a CDS encoding CPBP family intramembrane glutamic endopeptidase: MIQSNQLSKPMPLSKTFGVLIGFPIMATLLSLLLLNQNVFTNFGLDFFNTFWILIIIWYLVQIYIVSKILISSGWKWSDIGFTLTKRKTFYFIGGYLLIAFALLVFIELTLANSIIDIEKLNSISSLTPKTTASRVIFILMGLVAGLAEEIVYRGFAIKALESNTINRWIAIVMASIPFIFQHGLKSIDQFWWFLTWGLVFGILFVLLKKLTLIIIIHWLVILSAMLAILQVVQ; encoded by the coding sequence ATGATACAAAGCAATCAACTTTCTAAGCCCATGCCCTTGTCAAAAACCTTTGGTGTACTCATTGGGTTCCCAATAATGGCCACGCTTCTTTCTTTATTATTATTAAATCAAAATGTATTCACAAATTTCGGGCTAGATTTCTTTAACACCTTTTGGATATTAATCATTATTTGGTACCTGGTTCAAATTTATATCGTTTCTAAAATTCTTATTTCAAGTGGATGGAAATGGTCAGATATTGGATTTACTCTTACTAAAAGGAAGACCTTTTATTTTATTGGAGGATACTTACTTATTGCTTTTGCCTTACTTGTTTTTATAGAATTAACACTCGCAAATTCCATCATAGATATAGAAAAATTAAATTCAATCTCTTCCCTAACACCTAAAACAACTGCCTCACGTGTTATATTCATACTAATGGGATTAGTGGCAGGCCTGGCAGAAGAAATCGTCTATAGAGGGTTTGCGATCAAAGCCTTAGAAAGTAACACCATAAATAGATGGATTGCTATTGTCATGGCATCCATTCCATTCATTTTTCAGCATGGCTTAAAGTCTATTGATCAATTTTGGTGGTTTTTAACCTGGGGGCTCGTATTTGGAATTCTATTCGTACTACTTAAAAAGTTAACTTTAATTATCATTATTCATTGGCTCGTTATATTATCGGCTATGCTAGCAATTTTACAAGTAGTACAATAA
- a CDS encoding YdeI/OmpD-associated family protein, protein MKIELNPQVDTYLIDGCMRCKYGGTPQCKVRSWREELEFLRQLVLETGLVEEIKWGVPVYTHKGKNIVTVNALKDSANIGFYKGVLLTDKHKILQKQGKSMQSSRIVKFINVDDIMKLKEVLKSYILEAIAIEESGKKVLFVKNPEPIPMELLKAFEDDPSFKKAFEALTQGRQRGYIIYFSQPKQTQTRIARIEKYKQQIFMGIGFHDKYKG, encoded by the coding sequence ATGAAAATTGAACTAAATCCTCAAGTAGATACTTATTTAATTGACGGCTGTATGCGCTGTAAATATGGTGGCACACCACAATGTAAGGTTAGGAGTTGGAGAGAAGAATTGGAATTTCTTAGACAACTGGTATTAGAAACAGGTCTTGTCGAAGAAATAAAGTGGGGAGTTCCGGTGTATACACATAAAGGGAAAAACATTGTCACAGTTAATGCTCTTAAGGATTCAGCTAATATTGGTTTTTATAAAGGTGTGTTACTAACTGATAAACATAAAATTTTACAGAAACAGGGTAAAAGCATGCAATCGTCTAGGATAGTAAAGTTTATCAATGTAGACGACATAATGAAATTAAAAGAAGTTCTGAAGTCCTATATTTTGGAAGCAATAGCCATAGAGGAAAGTGGTAAAAAGGTCTTATTTGTAAAGAATCCGGAACCCATCCCTATGGAGCTTTTAAAAGCTTTTGAAGATGATCCTTCTTTTAAAAAGGCCTTTGAAGCTTTAACCCAGGGTAGACAAAGAGGTTATATTATTTATTTTTCACAGCCTAAGCAAACTCAGACAAGAATTGCAAGAATCGAAAAGTATAAACAGCAGATTTTTATGGGAATAGGGTTCCATGATAAATACAAAGGTTAA
- a CDS encoding DUF3108 domain-containing protein: MKHFIISILTITSLTVNAQSILMPSKNSFEKKWIKSTSYQMKWYTVNDSAKHEIGIVTTQIVKANKQLIVVTQVNMKNMNTPWTDSTVANLKTLKPIRHTSHNFQRDIILNFGKTITGYYNDKTNHNRTIVNDKPKNGYFDSNLYPFLVCWLPLENDYKQNISIYDFNPSRGNGIIKASIKNVSSGSYQTEKNGIRNVWVVWVSNEIVQNKNSSSTYFIDKENRNLWKQEIEVNGRKMMMKLVE; encoded by the coding sequence ATGAAGCACTTCATTATCAGTATTTTGACCATTACATCTTTAACAGTCAATGCGCAATCGATCCTTATGCCTTCCAAAAATTCTTTTGAAAAAAAATGGATTAAAAGCACAAGCTATCAAATGAAATGGTATACAGTTAATGACTCGGCCAAACATGAAATTGGAATAGTTACAACCCAAATAGTTAAAGCCAATAAACAGCTGATAGTGGTGACTCAGGTCAATATGAAAAATATGAACACTCCATGGACAGATTCAACCGTTGCAAACTTAAAGACTCTAAAACCAATCAGACATACGTCCCATAATTTCCAAAGGGATATTATATTGAATTTTGGAAAGACTATTACTGGGTATTATAATGACAAAACCAACCATAATAGAACAATAGTGAATGACAAACCAAAAAATGGTTATTTTGATAGTAATCTTTACCCATTTTTAGTATGTTGGCTACCTCTTGAAAATGATTACAAACAGAATATTTCTATTTATGATTTTAATCCTTCAAGAGGCAATGGAATAATCAAGGCTTCTATAAAGAATGTTTCAAGTGGTTCGTATCAAACAGAGAAAAACGGCATAAGAAATGTATGGGTGGTATGGGTTTCTAATGAAATTGTACAGAATAAAAATAGTTCAAGTACCTATTTTATAGATAAAGAAAACAGAAACCTATGGAAGCAAGAAATTGAGGTCAATGGCCGTAAAATGATGATGAAATTAGTTGAATAG
- a CDS encoding nuclear transport factor 2 family protein produces the protein MTKVDQIIECEKRLLQAIQYADIHTLQALLHDSLVFNIPTGITITKQIDIENYRDGLMKVYHIEIRNQEIHIIDDIATVVATIQLKANYIDQLINGDFRFLRVWKLNDTGWKVIAGSSIEIQ, from the coding sequence ATGACTAAAGTAGACCAAATCATCGAATGCGAAAAAAGGCTGTTACAAGCCATACAATATGCCGATATTCACACACTCCAAGCATTACTTCACGACAGTTTAGTTTTTAATATCCCTACAGGAATCACCATTACAAAACAAATTGATATTGAAAATTATAGGGATGGATTAATGAAGGTTTATCACATTGAAATTCGCAACCAAGAAATACATATCATTGATGACATCGCAACTGTTGTAGCTACCATTCAATTAAAAGCAAACTATATAGACCAACTAATTAATGGAGATTTTAGATTCCTGAGAGTATGGAAGCTCAATGATACGGGATGGAAGGTAATTGCGGGAAGCAGTATTGAAATTCAATAA
- a CDS encoding NAD(P)-dependent alcohol dehydrogenase, whose amino-acid sequence METTMRAVICTKYGPPEVLQIKEVSKPTPKAHQVLIKIMATAVNSGDVRIRKLDANGLMKMIMQLILGFSSPRKSILGTVYSGVVESIGNKVTHFKIGDDVFGMTGLNFGTYSEYITVHQKSNIVQMPRNATYQEAAAIIFGGQTAIHFLNKAKISTKKQPEVLIIGGTGSVGSAAIQIAKYYKVSLTSVCSSEGEDLVRSLGVTNRILYDKEDFTKHTQKYDIIFDAVGKYHRKMCKRLLNKNGVYLSVKVGYASETKYQLELLKELFEKGEYKALIDKTFRMEEVVEAHRYVETGRKKGNVILKIR is encoded by the coding sequence ATGGAGACAACAATGAGAGCAGTTATCTGTACAAAATACGGACCACCTGAAGTATTACAAATCAAAGAAGTGTCAAAACCAACACCAAAAGCTCATCAGGTCCTTATAAAGATAATGGCTACCGCAGTAAATTCGGGTGATGTCAGGATTAGAAAACTAGATGCCAATGGCCTAATGAAAATGATAATGCAACTTATACTTGGTTTTTCTAGTCCACGGAAATCAATACTAGGAACAGTGTATTCAGGCGTCGTTGAGTCTATAGGAAATAAGGTCACCCATTTTAAGATAGGTGACGATGTATTTGGAATGACTGGGCTAAATTTTGGAACCTATTCTGAATATATTACAGTTCATCAAAAAAGTAACATCGTTCAAATGCCGAGAAACGCTACTTATCAAGAAGCTGCAGCTATTATTTTTGGAGGTCAAACAGCCATTCATTTTTTAAATAAAGCAAAAATTTCCACCAAGAAACAACCCGAAGTTTTAATTATTGGAGGAACAGGATCTGTGGGGTCCGCAGCTATCCAAATAGCAAAATATTATAAGGTATCACTTACCTCCGTATGCAGTTCTGAAGGAGAGGACCTTGTTCGAAGTCTAGGTGTCACCAACAGAATTCTGTATGATAAAGAAGACTTTACTAAGCATACCCAAAAGTATGATATCATATTTGATGCTGTTGGTAAATACCATAGAAAGATGTGTAAAAGGCTTTTAAACAAAAATGGGGTATACCTAAGTGTAAAAGTTGGATATGCCTCAGAAACAAAATATCAATTAGAGTTACTAAAAGAGTTATTTGAGAAAGGAGAATATAAAGCCTTAATTGACAAAACCTTCCGAATGGAAGAGGTTGTTGAGGCTCATAGATATGTTGAAACTGGAAGAAAAAAGGGAAATGTGATACTTAAAATCAGGTAA
- a CDS encoding sigma-70 family RNA polymerase sigma factor: MQAESKYQDIHLLALQVKEGNQKAFNILFDKLWEPLYRHTQSIIMDEPASKDIIQEIWIDYWNRRALIQTDNIRAHLFKAAKYKAFNYLRDHKFVPVQLEVLELLPQEEFTIEEEQGSVTLLHNALTDSMNKLPSQCRSIFKMSRLEGYTNDEIASKLNISKRSVENQLSIALKRIRTDLKAHEFASVVCMLYLL, from the coding sequence ATGCAGGCGGAATCCAAATATCAAGATATACACCTTTTAGCATTACAAGTAAAGGAAGGTAATCAAAAAGCCTTTAATATATTATTTGATAAGCTTTGGGAGCCTTTATACAGGCATACTCAAAGTATTATAATGGATGAACCTGCTTCCAAAGATATTATTCAAGAAATATGGATAGATTATTGGAATCGACGTGCCTTAATTCAAACCGATAATATTAGAGCGCATTTGTTTAAAGCTGCAAAATATAAGGCATTTAATTATTTAAGGGATCACAAATTTGTACCCGTCCAATTGGAAGTTCTCGAACTTTTACCTCAGGAAGAATTTACCATTGAAGAAGAACAGGGCAGTGTTACCCTACTACATAATGCATTAACAGATTCAATGAATAAATTACCTTCTCAATGTCGATCCATCTTTAAAATGAGTAGACTAGAGGGTTACACCAATGACGAAATAGCTTCAAAACTTAATATTTCTAAGCGTAGCGTAGAAAATCAGTTATCGATTGCCTTAAAAAGAATACGTACCGATCTGAAGGCACATGAGTTTGCTTCTGTGGTATGTATGTTATATCTACTTTAA
- a CDS encoding Crp/Fnr family transcriptional regulator produces the protein MQELLFDFISNYVSLSEEEKNAIISLNIFHSKPKGSILLKEGQKSQDGYFVLKGCIRTYYVVDGEEKTTAFYTEMEGITPNCVLSKTPSEYFISCLEDSIICVSRPDMEIEMFTKFPMFESLCRILSEEQLAKEKINFDEFKTSSPEQRYLNLLQKRPDLVQRVPQHQLASYLGIKPQSLSRIRTRVLLKTKS, from the coding sequence ATGCAAGAGTTATTATTTGATTTTATATCCAACTATGTTTCTTTGTCCGAAGAGGAAAAGAACGCAATAATTTCTTTGAACATATTTCATTCCAAACCAAAAGGATCAATTCTATTGAAAGAAGGTCAAAAATCGCAAGATGGCTACTTTGTATTAAAGGGATGTATTAGGACGTATTATGTAGTGGATGGTGAAGAAAAAACAACAGCCTTCTACACAGAAATGGAAGGTATTACCCCAAATTGTGTTTTAAGCAAGACGCCTTCTGAATATTTTATATCATGCCTTGAAGATTCTATAATTTGTGTTTCAAGGCCTGACATGGAAATTGAAATGTTTACCAAATTTCCAATGTTTGAATCCTTATGTAGAATTCTATCAGAAGAGCAATTGGCAAAAGAGAAAATCAATTTTGACGAGTTTAAAACTTCCTCCCCAGAACAGCGATATCTAAACCTATTACAAAAAAGACCAGATCTTGTTCAACGTGTTCCCCAGCATCAGTTGGCAAGTTACTTAGGAATAAAACCACAATCTTTAAGTAGAATAAGAACAAGAGTACTTCTAAAAACAAAAAGCTAA